Proteins encoded by one window of Ulvibacter sp. MAR_2010_11:
- a CDS encoding lipopolysaccharide biosynthesis protein: MSVFKKLFKQTFIYGLATVLPRALAIFLVPLYVTVLGKEQYGIYASLMAFLILGNVVLSYGMETAFFRFINKDKSKKAIVQSTALTSLTISTLLFLGLCLLVREPMATFLEFKTEYVTYGLLILALDALVVLPFVWFRANERPMRYAIVKIFNVLVNLGFNLFFFLVLPGLATGSPDSFWSTIYSEENNVAYVFIANLIASGITLLILSPLYVKIGFKFNTDVWKQMLKYALPVLIAGIAFSINEAFDKILLKYLLPSDIAEAEVGIYAACYKLGVFMTLFATAFRLGIEPFFFNHAHNENAKQTYATITKYFTVFGCVILLFVIVYIDVFKRILIPESDFWEALVIVPIILLANLCLGIYHNLSVWYKVTDRTKFGAYISVVGAIITLALNFALIPIISYKGSAIATLAAYGTMMVLSYFIGQKHYPVPYNLKKIGGFLVVSISFSALSFYVFEGNLMIGTTLLLVFLLLIYVAERKEFYRILRK; this comes from the coding sequence TTGAGCGTCTTCAAAAAACTATTTAAACAAACTTTTATTTATGGTCTGGCCACGGTACTTCCGCGCGCACTGGCCATTTTTTTAGTTCCGTTATATGTTACCGTACTTGGAAAGGAACAATACGGAATTTACGCCTCCCTAATGGCTTTCCTCATTTTAGGAAATGTTGTGCTTTCGTATGGTATGGAGACAGCTTTTTTCCGCTTTATCAATAAAGACAAAAGTAAAAAGGCAATCGTGCAATCCACTGCACTTACGTCCTTAACAATTTCCACCTTACTTTTCTTGGGATTGTGCCTGCTGGTGAGAGAACCCATGGCAACTTTTCTCGAATTTAAGACCGAATATGTCACTTATGGCCTGCTTATTTTAGCCTTAGACGCTCTGGTTGTGTTGCCCTTTGTATGGTTTCGGGCAAACGAAAGACCCATGCGCTACGCCATTGTCAAGATATTTAATGTATTGGTGAATTTGGGATTTAATCTATTCTTTTTTCTGGTCTTACCGGGACTGGCAACCGGCAGTCCCGATTCGTTTTGGAGCACAATTTATTCCGAAGAAAACAATGTAGCCTATGTATTTATAGCGAATCTAATAGCAAGTGGAATTACATTATTGATTCTGTCACCACTTTATGTTAAAATCGGCTTCAAATTTAATACAGATGTTTGGAAACAAATGCTGAAATATGCCCTTCCCGTACTCATTGCAGGGATTGCCTTTTCAATTAATGAAGCATTCGATAAAATTTTGCTGAAATACCTGTTACCTTCAGATATCGCTGAAGCCGAAGTGGGAATTTACGCAGCCTGCTATAAATTGGGAGTGTTTATGACGCTTTTTGCAACGGCTTTCCGTTTGGGAATAGAGCCCTTCTTTTTTAATCATGCTCATAACGAGAATGCCAAACAAACCTATGCAACTATTACAAAATACTTCACTGTTTTCGGGTGCGTAATTTTACTATTTGTAATCGTATATATCGACGTTTTTAAACGTATCCTTATCCCGGAAAGTGACTTTTGGGAGGCCTTGGTGATTGTCCCCATAATTTTATTGGCCAATCTTTGCCTGGGTATTTATCATAATTTGTCGGTGTGGTATAAGGTTACCGATCGCACCAAATTTGGGGCTTACATTTCGGTAGTTGGGGCAATTATCACGTTGGCACTCAATTTTGCCTTAATACCTATTATAAGCTATAAAGGATCAGCCATCGCCACTTTAGCCGCCTATGGCACTATGATGGTACTTTCGTATTTCATTGGGCAAAAACACTATCCTGTGCCCTACAATCTAAAAAAAATAGGAGGCTTTTTAGTAGTCTCAATAAGTTTTTCGGCACTCTCTTTTTATGTTTTTGAAGGGAATTTAATGATAGGGACTACTTTATTATTGGTATTTTTGTTGCTCATTTATGTTGCTGAAAGGAAAGAGTTCTATAGAATACTTAGAAAATGA
- the atpG gene encoding ATP synthase F1 subunit gamma → MANLKEIRNRIASVGSTMQITSAMKMVSAAKLKKAQDAITAMRPYSEKLSELLQSLSASLDGDSGSKYSDQRAVNKVLVVAITSNRGLAGAFNSNIIKEARTLAAETYSGKQVDFITLGKKGNDILKKSGTIIENNNAIFDELSFDTTSGIAEKLMDLYAKGAYDKIFLVYNHFKNAATQLVITEQFLPILPPEATEVTTTTDYIFEPSKLEIVEGLIPKSLKTQLFKALRDSVASEHGARMTAMHKATDNATELRDELKLQYNKARQASITNEILEIVGGAEALAG, encoded by the coding sequence ATGGCAAACTTAAAAGAAATACGTAACAGAATTGCTTCGGTAGGATCCACGATGCAGATTACCAGTGCCATGAAAATGGTATCTGCTGCGAAGCTAAAAAAGGCACAGGATGCGATTACCGCTATGCGCCCATATTCAGAAAAACTATCTGAACTGCTTCAAAGCTTAAGTGCTTCTTTAGATGGAGATTCAGGAAGTAAATACTCAGACCAGCGCGCAGTGAATAAAGTGTTGGTGGTTGCAATTACCTCGAACCGTGGTTTGGCAGGAGCCTTTAATAGTAATATTATCAAGGAAGCAAGAACATTGGCCGCCGAAACATATTCCGGCAAGCAAGTAGATTTTATAACCCTTGGAAAAAAAGGGAATGACATCCTAAAGAAGTCGGGGACTATTATTGAAAATAACAATGCTATTTTCGATGAACTGAGTTTTGATACTACCTCCGGAATTGCTGAAAAACTGATGGATTTATACGCGAAAGGCGCGTATGATAAAATCTTTTTGGTCTATAACCACTTTAAAAATGCGGCTACTCAGTTAGTAATCACTGAACAGTTTTTGCCAATTCTTCCGCCAGAAGCTACAGAAGTTACAACTACAACCGATTATATTTTTGAACCTTCTAAACTTGAAATTGTTGAAGGCTTAATTCCGAAGAGTTTAAAAACACAATTGTTTAAAGCACTTCGTGATAGCGTTGCAAGTGAGCACGGTGCTCGAATGACAGCCATGCACAAGGCAACCGATAATGCAACCGAATTAAGAGATGAATTAAAATTACAATACAACAAAGCCCGTCAGGCTTCCATCACAAACGAAATCTTAGAGATTGTGGGTGGAGCCGAAGCCTTGGCAGGATAA